The Cyclobacterium amurskyense genome contains the following window.
TAGGTCCCGGAAGACCAATCTAGTAGATTATGGATTTAGGCTACCTTCTGCACTTGACAACCGCCCATTAAAATTTGATGAATTCGAATCCCTCACAAGCCAGGTAATCTATGTGAGTGCTACACCGGGGGATTATGAGCTCAATAAATCTGAGGGGGTAGTGATAGAACAAATCATCCGGCCTACCGGACTTTTGGATCCATTGATCGAGGTACGACCAAGCGCCAATCAGATAGATGATTTATTAGACGAAATAGACAAGACAATTAAGAATGGCTTCAGGGTTTTAGTGACCACCCTTACCAAAAGGATGGCGGAGGAACTGGACAAGTACTTGGCCAAAGTAGGTGTTAAGTCGAGGTATATTCACTCAGAAGTAAAACCTCTGGACAGGGTAGAAATATTAAGAGAGCTCAGACTAGGAATATTTGACGTTTTGGTGGGCGTCAATCTTTTAAGAGAAGGATTAGATTTACCTGAAGTAGCGCTTGTTGCAATTTTAGATGCCGATAAAGAGGGCTTTCTTAGAAATGTCAGAAGTCTTGTCCAAACCATTGGAAGGGCTGCTAGAAATTCGGAAGGGAAAGTCATTATGTATGCAGATAAAACAACAGAGAGTATGCGCTTGTCCATTGATGAAACCAATAGGAGAAGGGCCAAGCAAATCGCCTATAACGAGGAAAACAACATCACCCCAACAACTGTTATCAAGTCTCATGACAGGATAATGGGACAGACCAAAGTTGCGGATAGTAAGAAAAACGCAAAGATCTATGTAGAGAACAATCCGGAGGAAATGGATGTAGCAGCAGATCCGGTCATTCAGTATTTAAGTAGAGAGAAACTTGAAAAGCTAGTCACTCAAACTCAAAAAAGGATGGAAGCGGCAGCCAAAGAATTGAATTTCATGGAAGCGGCAAGGTTGAGAGATGAATGGATGGGATTAAAAAAACGACTGGAAATTATTAATGTAGGGAAATAAATGAAGATTATTAAAGGCATTGTTTTAATCGCTAGCATCTTACTAATTAACACGAGCAAAATACAAGCCCAACAAGCTGGTGGTAGCTTCTTAGTGAGTGCAGGGATGGACTTGATAAGAACAGATTTATACAAAATACTCGAAAGGGCACAATTTGGGGCAGAGGTCAATTACTTCTACCGTCACCAATTGTCTTTTTCAGGGGGATACGAATACAATATCAACCACCCCAATCAGGTGACAGCCGGGCTAAGGTATTACCCACTGGAACCATTATTCCTACGTGCTCGTGCGCTGTTGGGAAATGGTGCAGACCTGGGTTTGGGTGCGGGCTACACTTATAACCTAAGCTACAGGTTTCGCGTGGAAGGGATAACAGACTATTACGTCCAACGACAAGCCCTTGGCATCAGGGTGGGACTGGCAGTTTTGATAAATTAAAAACAAGATGACCATTCAGGATATTACAAAACTAGCTCAAAAAGGAGAAGGCCTGCATGTAGAGTTCAAGAAAAAGGCAGCCCATCCTGAAAAGATCGTCAAGGAAATCATCGCATTGGCCAATACCGAGGGGGGCTATCTCCTTTTAGGTGTAGATGATGACGGCACCGTTAGCGGCCAACGTTACATAGAAGAAGAGGTCTATGCCATGGATAAAGCCATAAAGGAGTTGATTCACCCTCCTATGAGCTTGGAAAGAGATGTCATCCCCATCAATCAAAAGAAAGGCGTTGCCATCTATAGAGTTGGGAAAAGCGCTGATGCACCACACTTTACTTTAGAAGATAAAAAGAAAAAAGCCTACGTTAGGGTAGCTGACCGAAGTATTCAGGCCAGTAGAGAAATGTGGGAGATAATGAAAAGAAAGAAAAACCCAAACAATGTCATTTTCAAATATGGAAGAAAGGAAGAATTACTAATGAAAGCCTTGGCCAACAAACCTTACGTCACCCTAAAAGAGTTTATGGCCATGGCTAGAATCCCAGTTTTCATTGCCTCCAAGACACTTGTCAAGCTGGTCTTAGCCAATGTGTTAGAAGTTATCCCTCAGGAATCTGAGGACAAATTCATTACTAAAGCGCATCTTTAGTTCCCAATTCCTCCACAACTTCCCATACAAGGTCCGGCTCGAAACCTCTGAACACCAAAAACCGAACGACCTTGGTTTTCCTTTTGTACAGATTGTCATCATTGGTAAGTTTCCATTTTCTCTCTGCCAAGTGAAGTAAAGTATTATGGTAATCCTCTGGGGCCAAAAGCTCCAGGCCTTCCTGAATCAAGTGATTAGGAATTTCTCTCATTTTCAACTCTTGTCGAATCCTGATCCTTCCCCATCTTTTTAAGTTGAACCTTCCTTTGACAAAGCCTTCAACAAATCTCTTTTCATTAATGAAGTCCTGATCTATCAAGGTTTGTAAAATTTTTTCTGCTTCACCTTCTTCTAACCCGATTTCATTTAGTTTCGACACAACTTCCGATATTGCACGTTCCTGATACGCACAATAAGCCGCTATTTTTTTTAGCCCTTTTGAATAGCTATTTTTCTTTTTTGAACCTGAAACCGAATTTCCTTTTTCTGGAACTGACATTTTACGTAATTTTAGCTTTTGGTATACTAACGGGATAATCCTGACCAAATATATAAATCTAAATAGAAATATCATGCGAAAAAAAATTGTTGCTGGTAATTGGAAAATGAACTGCTTGCTTGAAGAAGGTCAAAAACTAACTTCTGAGATAGTGAACATGATAAAAGATGAACCGATTAAAGATGTACAGGTAATATTAAATCCTCCTTTTGTTCATCTACACGGCGTAAAAAAACTTATTGCAGGTGTTGACAACATCTATCTAGGTGCTCAAAATTGTTCCGATCAGAATTCCGGAGCTTATACTGGAGAAACTTCAGCCGCCATGTTGACCTCCTTTGGAGCTGAATTTGTAATTATCGGTCATAGTGAAAGAAGAGCTATGTTCAATGAAAGCAATGAATTATTGACTGAAAAAACCAAACAGGCGCTTTCCAATAATTTAACGCCAATTTTCTGCTGTGGAGAACCTTTGGAAATCAGGGAAGCAGGAACTCATGAAGCCTACGTAACTAAACAACTTACTGAAAGCTTGTTTGGATTTAGCGAGGAAGAAGTTAAAAAATTAGTTATCGCCTACGAACCAATATGGGCAATAGGAACAGGTAAAACTGCTTCCTCTGACCAGGCACAGGAAATGCACTCTGCAATTCGTCAACACTTATCATCCAAATATGGTAAAACTGTAGCCGAAGGAATCTCTATACTTTACGGCGGAAGTTGCAAGCCTGACAATGCGAAAGAGATCTTCTCTAAAGCGGATGTGGATGGAGGATTGATCGGTGGTGCTTCATTAAAATCCAGAGATTTTGTAGACATCGCAAAATCATTCTAAATATTTATCCTCTTCATTCGAGGACAGTTGCCCAGGCAGTAAATTGCCGGGGCATTTTTATATTTTTCAATTCAACACAATTCTTCAATGGAATACCTAGAGTTTAAAATCAGCTGTAAGGAAGAATATAGAGAAATTCTGATGGCAGAATTGGCCAACATAGGCTTTGATTCCTTCTTGGAAACAACGGCCGGATTTGATGCCTACATCCCTCAAGATGACCTTAACACGCAATTATGGCAAGAAGTTATCGCCCAATACCAGGATGTTGCTGAGATTAAAATTGAAGAGGGTATCTTGGCTAAAATCAACTGGAATGAAGCTTGGGAGAAAAACTATGATCCT
Protein-coding sequences here:
- a CDS encoding AlbA family DNA-binding domain-containing protein, whose translation is MTIQDITKLAQKGEGLHVEFKKKAAHPEKIVKEIIALANTEGGYLLLGVDDDGTVSGQRYIEEEVYAMDKAIKELIHPPMSLERDVIPINQKKGVAIYRVGKSADAPHFTLEDKKKKAYVRVADRSIQASREMWEIMKRKKNPNNVIFKYGRKEELLMKALANKPYVTLKEFMAMARIPVFIASKTLVKLVLANVLEVIPQESEDKFITKAHL
- a CDS encoding regulatory protein RecX, translated to MSVPEKGNSVSGSKKKNSYSKGLKKIAAYCAYQERAISEVVSKLNEIGLEEGEAEKILQTLIDQDFINEKRFVEGFVKGRFNLKRWGRIRIRQELKMREIPNHLIQEGLELLAPEDYHNTLLHLAERKWKLTNDDNLYKRKTKVVRFLVFRGFEPDLVWEVVEELGTKDAL
- the tpiA gene encoding triose-phosphate isomerase yields the protein MRKKIVAGNWKMNCLLEEGQKLTSEIVNMIKDEPIKDVQVILNPPFVHLHGVKKLIAGVDNIYLGAQNCSDQNSGAYTGETSAAMLTSFGAEFVIIGHSERRAMFNESNELLTEKTKQALSNNLTPIFCCGEPLEIREAGTHEAYVTKQLTESLFGFSEEEVKKLVIAYEPIWAIGTGKTASSDQAQEMHSAIRQHLSSKYGKTVAEGISILYGGSCKPDNAKEIFSKADVDGGLIGGASLKSRDFVDIAKSF